The Thermodesulfobacteriota bacterium sequence GTCGAGATGGCAAGGGGAGGGCTTTTATAACGATGCTCCTTATGATAGACAACTACGACTCCTTCACCTACAACCTGGTCCAGTACTTCATGGAGCTCGGCTCGGAGGTCGTGGTCCACAGGAACGACGCCATAACGGTGGACGAGATAGAACCCCTCGCCCCGGAGAGGATAGTCATCTCCCCGGGCCCGTGCGACCCGACAAAGGCGGGTATATCGGTAGAGGTGATAAGGCATTTCGCCGGGAAGCTGCCGCTTCTCGGTGTGTGTCTCGGCCATCAGGCGCTCGGCTACGCGTTCGGCGCGGAGGTCGTAAGGGCCGACCGCCTGATGCACGGGAAGACCTCAATGGTCCACCACGACGGCAAGACCATATTTAGCGGCATCGAAAATCCCTTCGAGGCCAACCGCTACCATTCGCTCATCTTAAAGAAGGACACGATCCCGGACTGCTTCGAGATAAGCGCTTGGACCGATACCGATGAGGTGATGGGCATACGGCACAAAGAGCATACGTTAGAGGGGGTCCAGTTCCACCCCGAGTCGATACTCACCGGCGAGGGAAAAAATATATTGAGAAACTTCCTCGACTTAACGGTATAATAGAAGGTCTGGAGGATGTCATGATAAAAGAAGCCATTTCAAAG is a genomic window containing:
- a CDS encoding aminodeoxychorismate/anthranilate synthase component II, whose product is MLLMIDNYDSFTYNLVQYFMELGSEVVVHRNDAITVDEIEPLAPERIVISPGPCDPTKAGISVEVIRHFAGKLPLLGVCLGHQALGYAFGAEVVRADRLMHGKTSMVHHDGKTIFSGIENPFEANRYHSLILKKDTIPDCFEISAWTDTDEVMGIRHKEHTLEGVQFHPESILTGEGKNILRNFLDLTV